A genomic region of Vitis vinifera cultivar Pinot Noir 40024 chromosome 7, ASM3070453v1 contains the following coding sequences:
- the LOC100255884 gene encoding protein RER1A codes for METAAAGGVGVEDLSSSSPVTSVSRWTHDISRKYQHLLDKSTPHILNRWIGFFAIAFIYIVRVYFVQGFYIVSYGLGIYILNLLIGFLSPQVDPEIQELVDGPTLPTRGSDEFRPFVRRLPEFKFWYSITKAFCIAFVMTFFSVFDVPVFWPILLFYWMVLFTLTMRRQIMHMIKYKYVPFSFGKQRYGGKRTSSTEDMSLPHD; via the exons ATGGAGACCGCAGCGGCCGGTGGTGTCGGTGTCGAAGATCTCTCTTCGTCTTCTCCGGTCACATCCGTCTCTCGGTGGACCCACGACATCTCTCGCAAGTACCAGCACCTCCTCGACAAGTCTACTCCACACATCCTCAACCGTTGGATCGGATTTTTCGCCATCGCCTTCATCTACATCGTCCGCGTCTACTTCGTCCAAGGTTTCTACATCGTCTCCTACGGCCTCGGCATCTACATCCTCAACCTCCTCATCGGCTTTCTCTCGCCGCAGGTCGACCCGGAGATCCAAGAACTCGTTGACGGACCCACGCTTCCGACTCGGGGATCTGACGAATTCCGGCCGTTCGTGCGCCGCCTCCCGGAGTTCAAGTTCTG GTACTCTATCACAAAAGCCTTCTGCATTGCTTTTGTAATGACATTCTTCAGTGTATTTGATGTGCCTGTATTTTGGCCAATACTCCTTTTCTACTGGATGGTACTGTTCACTCTCACCATGAGGAGACAGATAATGCACATGATCAAATACAAATATGTTCCTTTCTCCTTTGGAAAACAG CGGTATGGTGGAAAGAGGACTTCATCAACTGAAGACATGAGCCTTCCTCATGATTAA